In Legionella lytica, one genomic interval encodes:
- a CDS encoding septal ring lytic transglycosylase RlpA family protein, with protein sequence MRKILIALAILLSGCQTTNQSLNSGVSGNKHAAKSTPQNRNQAIYNRYKNKGNRYTQVQDGAPIKERKMSFKEPVPTQEPLSRYGNPTEYYVDGKTYRVMTNTRRYKARGTASWYGTKFHKQRTSSGEPYNMYVMSAAHKTLPLPTYVRVKNLNNGKVAVVKVNDRGPFHSDRIIDLSYAAALKLGVFPKGTALVEIEALAGPATEGRYFIQAGAFVTATSAKQLKSKLDRLSRSPVTIEHYKKHYIVRVGPFANKDMADSLKQKLARNGVKGSFSVLI encoded by the coding sequence ATGAGAAAGATACTTATTGCTTTAGCAATCTTATTATCAGGTTGCCAAACTACAAATCAGTCTCTTAACTCTGGGGTGTCAGGAAACAAACACGCTGCAAAAAGTACCCCGCAGAATAGAAACCAAGCGATTTATAATCGATATAAGAATAAAGGAAATCGCTACACCCAAGTGCAGGATGGCGCACCAATTAAAGAACGTAAAATGAGCTTTAAGGAGCCTGTTCCGACTCAAGAGCCTTTAAGCCGTTATGGAAATCCTACGGAGTATTATGTTGATGGTAAAACTTATCGGGTGATGACAAATACACGGCGATATAAAGCACGAGGAACGGCTTCATGGTATGGAACTAAATTCCATAAGCAACGAACTTCAAGTGGTGAGCCATATAACATGTATGTTATGTCGGCAGCACATAAGACTTTACCATTACCTACTTATGTTCGTGTGAAAAATCTAAATAATGGCAAAGTAGCTGTAGTCAAAGTAAACGATCGAGGTCCGTTTCATTCTGACCGAATAATTGATTTGTCTTATGCAGCAGCATTAAAACTGGGCGTATTTCCTAAAGGTACTGCTCTTGTAGAGATTGAAGCATTAGCTGGTCCTGCGACGGAAGGACGCTATTTTATTCAAGCAGGAGCTTTTGTAACGGCTACATCGGCAAAACAATTGAAATCGAAATTAGATCGTCTATCCCGTTCGCCGGTGACTATTGAACATTATAAAAAGCACTATATTGTTCGGGTCGGACCATTTGCGAATAAGGATATGGCAGACAGTTTAAAGCAAAAATTAGCACGTAATGGTGTAAAAGGTTCTTTTTCCGTTTTGATTTAG
- a CDS encoding cation:proton antiporter, translated as MHEGSVFYTIFLIFAGAAFLSTLVLYTKQSLLVAYILLGAILGPWGIGLVPDVTTVQQVGDIGIVFLLFLLGLHLQPQNLVHMLKKVTWIALVSSLLFAVLSYCVGRYFGLTVTESWILGGAMMFSSTIIGLKLLPTTILHHQHTGEVMISVLLMQDVIAIVVLILINGAQKAGGLSWDDLFLVGLALPALCLFAFAVEKHVLIRLLARFDRTQEYVFLLSIGWCLGLSVLAQKIGLSEDIGAFVAGVALAASPISLFIAESLKPLRDFFLVMFFFSIGATFNFGFVGQVIIPALILSALLLIFKPALFYLLLEKSGEKKQVSKEVGIRLGQASEFSLLVASIALSSKLISELASNLIQATTILTFIVSSYLVVLKYPTPIALSDKMRKD; from the coding sequence ATGCATGAAGGCTCTGTCTTTTATACAATATTTTTAATTTTTGCAGGGGCTGCATTTCTATCGACGCTAGTATTGTATACCAAGCAGTCATTATTAGTGGCCTATATCCTGCTTGGCGCCATACTTGGCCCCTGGGGAATAGGGCTTGTACCTGATGTGACTACGGTGCAGCAAGTAGGAGATATAGGGATTGTGTTTCTTTTGTTCCTGTTAGGCTTGCACTTACAACCGCAAAACTTGGTGCATATGCTTAAAAAGGTAACTTGGATTGCTTTAGTTAGCTCCCTTCTTTTTGCTGTGCTTTCTTATTGTGTAGGTCGTTATTTTGGACTTACAGTAACTGAGTCGTGGATTTTAGGCGGGGCGATGATGTTCTCCAGTACTATCATCGGCTTAAAGTTATTGCCTACGACCATATTGCATCACCAGCATACGGGTGAAGTAATGATCAGTGTGCTGCTTATGCAAGACGTTATTGCGATTGTAGTGCTGATTTTAATTAATGGGGCACAAAAGGCAGGTGGATTATCATGGGACGACTTATTCCTAGTAGGTCTTGCTTTACCCGCATTATGCTTGTTTGCCTTTGCTGTTGAGAAGCATGTTTTAATTAGATTATTAGCTCGTTTTGATAGAACTCAAGAATATGTCTTTTTATTGTCTATTGGCTGGTGTCTTGGTTTGTCAGTATTGGCACAAAAAATCGGTCTTTCTGAGGACATTGGTGCGTTTGTTGCCGGTGTAGCTTTGGCAGCAAGCCCGATCTCACTTTTTATTGCAGAAAGTTTAAAACCTTTAAGAGACTTCTTTTTGGTTATGTTTTTCTTTTCTATTGGCGCAACCTTCAATTTTGGTTTTGTAGGGCAAGTAATTATTCCTGCTCTTATCCTTTCTGCGTTACTTCTAATTTTTAAGCCAGCTTTATTTTATTTATTATTAGAAAAATCAGGTGAAAAGAAACAAGTTTCCAAAGAGGTCGGTATTCGATTGGGACAGGCTAGTGAGTTCTCTTTGCTTGTTGCAAGTATTGCATTAAGTTCTAAACTTATTTCAGAGTTAGCTTCTAATCTAATTCAAGCAACAACTATTTTAACCTTTATTGTTTCTTCCTACTTAGTTGTGCTGAAATACCCAACCCCTATAGCACTGTCTGATAAAATGCGTAAGGATTAA
- the ampE gene encoding regulatory signaling modulator protein AmpE: MKLLVILLCLFSERFLVHTISYQRFYWFGNYYQSIKNIADKHGFFKNPWALLGLIVLPLIVATGFIYLLLHGIFYGFMGVLLNIVLFFYCLGPQNVFYPVTHSETENSNELAGNYLSMVNQQLFSVIFWYIVAGPIAMVAYRLIALCRTIAPVSFQANEIADLLEWIPARLTVLLFLLVGNFQRGLKLFSNYFLAKPDFNNEMIRECGLQAARTNDSEEVPMPVAEGLVEHAIIVTLVLIALFTLISWL, encoded by the coding sequence ATGAAATTATTGGTCATATTATTGTGCTTGTTTAGCGAACGTTTTTTAGTTCATACCATTTCTTATCAGCGGTTTTATTGGTTTGGTAATTATTATCAATCAATCAAAAACATTGCAGACAAACATGGTTTTTTTAAGAACCCCTGGGCTTTGCTTGGGTTAATTGTATTACCGCTTATTGTTGCAACGGGTTTTATCTATTTGCTACTTCATGGAATATTTTACGGTTTTATGGGCGTGCTTTTAAATATTGTGTTGTTTTTTTACTGCTTAGGCCCACAGAATGTTTTTTATCCAGTCACGCATTCAGAGACTGAAAATAGTAATGAGCTCGCAGGCAATTATCTGTCCATGGTCAATCAGCAGTTATTCTCGGTGATATTTTGGTACATTGTTGCAGGTCCAATTGCAATGGTGGCTTATCGATTAATTGCCTTGTGTCGAACTATTGCGCCAGTTAGTTTTCAGGCGAATGAAATTGCTGATCTACTTGAGTGGATACCAGCGCGCTTAACTGTTCTCTTATTCTTATTGGTTGGGAACTTCCAACGTGGTTTAAAATTGTTTTCCAACTATTTTTTAGCTAAGCCTGATTTCAATAATGAAATGATCCGCGAATGTGGTTTGCAGGCTGCACGTACTAATGATTCAGAAGAAGTGCCTATGCCAGTAGCAGAAGGATTGGTTGAGCATGCCATTATTGTGACGTTGGTACTTATTGCGTTGTTTACATTGATTTCCTGGTTGTAA
- a CDS encoding acyltransferase yields the protein MNVLIRICFCVLLLSLFGCVSKAGLRGQALAQCNATCIQHFEFCKQNCVDNCPTCSWNSTRQSAVNFSKYVNERKVEGKKVMRELNSYRDPLQCRKVTCDCIADLTACKQSCSGVIHKRLQAIPNCV from the coding sequence ATGAATGTTTTAATACGTATTTGTTTTTGTGTGCTATTACTTAGTCTCTTTGGCTGTGTATCTAAAGCCGGACTTCGAGGGCAAGCTTTAGCTCAATGCAATGCAACATGCATACAGCATTTTGAGTTTTGTAAGCAAAATTGTGTTGATAATTGTCCTACCTGCTCATGGAATTCAACACGCCAATCTGCAGTAAACTTTTCAAAATATGTGAATGAGCGCAAAGTAGAGGGTAAAAAGGTCATGCGTGAGTTGAATTCTTACCGCGATCCACTACAATGCCGCAAAGTTACATGTGATTGCATCGCTGATTTAACAGCATGTAAACAAAGTTGTTCTGGTGTAATCCATAAACGATTACAAGCGATACCTAATTGTGTTTAA
- the aceE gene encoding pyruvate dehydrogenase (acetyl-transferring), homodimeric type, with translation MANETNLDLDPIETREWLDALQAVLTNDGAERGAFILQQLLNKANTEGVKLTGSLNTPYRNTIKTYEEKPIPPDEGMAKRINALIRWNAVAMVLRAGKYAAELGGHIASYASSSTLYETGFNHFFKGPNSEGGGDLLYIQGHSSPGIYARAFLEGRLDENQLNNFRQEVEVNGLSSYPHPWLMQDFWQFPTVSMGLGPLQAIYQARFLKYLEHRGLIKETGRKVWAFLGDGETDEPESLGALSIAAREQLDNLIFVVNCNLQRLDGPVRGNGKIIQELERVFRGAGWNVIKVIWGSRWDPLFAVDKDGWMQKRMEECVDGEYQAYKANNGAYVRQHFFNQYPELKKMVEHYSDDDIWRLNRGGHDSQKVYAAYAEAVAHKGTPTVILAKTIKGYGMGAAGEGQNITHQQKKMTADQLKVFRDRFNIPITDEQIADLPFYKPADDSPEIKYLKKQREALGGYLPSRTTKVEPLKAPELADFASVTKGLGEREISTTMAFVRILGTLLKNKELSSRIVPIVPDECRTFGMEGLFRQIGIYSPVGQLYTPVDHEQVMFYREAKDGQILEEGINEAGAFCSWIAAATSYSTNQLAMIPFYIYYSMFGFQRIGDLAWAAGDMQARGFLLGGTAGRTTLAGEGLQHQDGHSHIMASTIPNCVCYDPTYAYELAVIIQHGLYRMYEKMDNVFYYISVMNENYVQPDMPEGVEEGIIKGMYLLQESKNKSKQHVQLMGCGTILREVIKAAEMLEADYSITSDIWSVTSFNELRREGLAVERYNAMHPEQKAQESYVTTQLKGTQGPVIAATDYMRLFADQIRPFVPNHYVTLGTDGYGRSDTRERLRHFFEVDAKYIVLAALNALVAEGSIDKSKVADAIKRYNINPDKLDPVTH, from the coding sequence ATGGCAAATGAAACTAATTTAGATTTGGATCCTATTGAAACGCGTGAATGGCTGGATGCCCTACAAGCTGTATTGACCAATGATGGTGCTGAGCGCGGAGCTTTTATTTTACAGCAGCTTTTAAATAAGGCTAATACGGAAGGAGTAAAGTTAACTGGTTCACTCAATACTCCTTATCGCAATACGATTAAAACTTATGAGGAAAAGCCAATTCCACCAGATGAGGGGATGGCTAAACGTATTAATGCCCTAATTCGATGGAATGCCGTGGCGATGGTATTGCGTGCTGGAAAATATGCTGCTGAGCTTGGTGGTCATATTGCCTCTTATGCTTCTTCATCCACACTGTATGAGACTGGCTTCAACCACTTTTTTAAAGGCCCAAATAGTGAAGGTGGTGGTGATTTACTTTACATCCAAGGCCATTCTTCGCCAGGTATTTATGCTCGTGCATTTCTTGAGGGCCGCTTAGATGAAAATCAATTAAACAATTTTAGACAAGAGGTTGAAGTCAATGGCTTGTCTTCATACCCACATCCTTGGCTAATGCAGGATTTTTGGCAATTCCCAACAGTTTCCATGGGCTTAGGACCATTACAAGCTATTTATCAGGCACGCTTTTTAAAATATTTGGAACATCGTGGTCTTATTAAAGAAACCGGTAGAAAAGTATGGGCGTTTTTAGGTGATGGGGAAACTGATGAGCCAGAATCTTTAGGTGCTTTAAGTATCGCTGCCCGCGAGCAATTGGATAATCTTATTTTTGTAGTGAATTGTAATTTACAACGCCTTGATGGCCCGGTTCGTGGTAATGGCAAAATCATTCAAGAGCTTGAGCGTGTGTTCCGTGGCGCTGGTTGGAATGTAATTAAAGTAATTTGGGGTAGCCGCTGGGATCCTTTATTTGCTGTAGATAAAGATGGTTGGATGCAAAAGCGCATGGAAGAATGTGTTGATGGTGAATATCAGGCTTATAAAGCAAATAATGGTGCTTATGTAAGACAACATTTCTTTAATCAATACCCTGAGTTAAAGAAAATGGTTGAGCACTATTCAGATGACGACATTTGGCGCTTAAATCGTGGTGGCCATGACTCTCAAAAAGTATATGCAGCATACGCTGAAGCCGTAGCTCATAAAGGCACTCCTACCGTAATTCTTGCTAAAACAATTAAAGGTTATGGAATGGGGGCTGCAGGCGAAGGGCAAAACATCACCCATCAGCAAAAGAAAATGACTGCAGATCAGTTAAAAGTGTTTAGAGACCGATTTAATATTCCAATTACTGATGAGCAAATTGCTGACCTCCCTTTTTATAAGCCAGCGGATGATAGCCCGGAGATAAAATATCTTAAAAAGCAACGTGAAGCATTAGGTGGCTACCTGCCTTCGCGTACTACTAAAGTGGAGCCATTGAAAGCTCCTGAGCTAGCTGATTTTGCATCAGTTACCAAAGGCTTAGGTGAGCGTGAGATTTCTACTACAATGGCTTTTGTACGTATTCTTGGAACGTTATTAAAGAATAAAGAACTCAGTTCACGAATTGTTCCTATCGTTCCTGATGAGTGCAGGACCTTTGGTATGGAAGGTTTGTTCCGCCAAATCGGTATTTACTCACCAGTGGGCCAGCTATACACCCCAGTGGATCATGAGCAGGTTATGTTCTATCGCGAAGCTAAAGATGGGCAAATTCTTGAAGAGGGTATTAACGAGGCTGGTGCATTCTGTTCTTGGATTGCCGCTGCGACTTCATACAGTACCAATCAATTGGCGATGATTCCGTTCTATATTTACTACTCCATGTTTGGTTTCCAACGTATTGGTGATTTAGCATGGGCTGCGGGGGATATGCAAGCTCGAGGCTTCTTATTAGGCGGTACTGCAGGACGAACTACACTTGCGGGTGAAGGGTTACAACACCAAGATGGCCATAGCCATATCATGGCATCAACGATTCCTAACTGTGTTTGCTATGACCCAACGTATGCTTATGAGTTGGCAGTAATTATTCAGCACGGTTTATATCGCATGTATGAAAAAATGGATAACGTGTTTTATTACATCAGCGTAATGAATGAAAACTACGTACAACCTGATATGCCTGAAGGAGTTGAAGAGGGCATTATTAAGGGGATGTATCTATTACAAGAAAGCAAGAATAAATCAAAGCAACATGTTCAATTAATGGGATGTGGAACTATTCTTCGCGAAGTAATTAAAGCTGCGGAAATGCTCGAAGCTGATTACTCAATCACTTCAGATATTTGGAGTGTGACCAGCTTTAATGAATTACGTCGTGAAGGTTTAGCTGTAGAACGCTACAATGCGATGCACCCTGAACAAAAAGCCCAAGAAAGTTATGTGACCACGCAATTAAAAGGAACACAAGGTCCTGTTATTGCGGCAACGGATTACATGCGTCTTTTTGCTGATCAAATTCGTCCTTTTGTACCAAATCATTATGTGACTTTAGGTACTGATGGTTATGGACGAAGTGATACTCGCGAACGTCTACGTCATTTCTTTGAAGTTGATGCAAAATATATCGTGCTAGCGGCATTAAATGCTTTAGTTGCTGAAGGCAGCATTGATAAGTCTAAAGTAGCTGATGCAATTAAGCGTTACAACATTAATCCTGACAAGCTGGATCCAGTAACTCATTAA